The Pseudomonas sp. G2-4 genome window below encodes:
- the thiO gene encoding glycine oxidase ThiO yields the protein MTRQQQVVIVGGGVIGLLTAFNLASEGQRVVLLDRSSVGQESSWAGGGIVSPLYPWRYSPAVTALAHWSQDFYPQLGQRLFAATGIDPQVHVTGLYWLDLDDQNEALAWAERQGRPLRAVDISAVHDAVPVLGAGFSRAIYMADVANVRNPRLVKSLRAALLALPNVTVHEHCEVSGFIREGERVVGVDSSAGPMRGDQVVLAAGAWSGELLKTLGLRLPVEPVKGQMILYKCASNFLSSMVLAKGRYAIPRRDGHILVGSTLEREGFDKTPTDVALESLKASAQQLIPALAGAEVVGHWAGLRPGSPEGIPYIGEVPGFAGLWLNCGHYRNGLVLAPASCRLFTDLMLGREAVIDPAPYALAGRL from the coding sequence ATGACCAGGCAACAGCAAGTGGTGATTGTCGGCGGTGGGGTCATCGGCCTGCTGACGGCGTTCAATCTGGCGTCCGAAGGGCAGCGTGTGGTGCTGTTGGACCGGTCCAGTGTCGGCCAGGAATCGTCCTGGGCCGGTGGCGGTATCGTTTCGCCGTTGTACCCGTGGCGCTATAGCCCGGCGGTCACCGCGCTGGCCCATTGGTCGCAGGATTTTTATCCACAGTTGGGCCAGCGTTTGTTTGCGGCCACGGGGATCGATCCGCAAGTGCATGTCACTGGCCTGTATTGGTTGGACCTGGATGATCAGAATGAGGCGCTGGCCTGGGCCGAGCGGCAAGGGCGCCCGCTGCGGGCTGTGGATATCTCTGCTGTTCATGATGCTGTGCCGGTTCTGGGGGCGGGTTTTTCCCGGGCGATCTACATGGCGGATGTGGCCAACGTGCGCAATCCCCGGTTGGTGAAGTCTCTCAGGGCCGCGTTGTTGGCGCTGCCCAACGTCACGGTTCATGAGCACTGCGAAGTCAGTGGGTTCATTCGCGAGGGTGAGCGTGTTGTCGGGGTGGACAGCTCGGCGGGGCCTATGCGTGGCGATCAGGTGGTTTTGGCGGCTGGCGCCTGGAGTGGCGAGTTGCTCAAGACGCTGGGGCTGAGGCTGCCGGTCGAGCCGGTCAAGGGCCAGATGATTTTGTATAAGTGTGCGTCGAATTTTTTATCGAGCATGGTGTTGGCCAAGGGGCGTTATGCGATTCCTCGTCGCGATGGTCATATTCTGGTGGGCAGTACGCTGGAGCGGGAGGGTTTTGACAAGACGCCGACTGATGTTGCCCTGGAGAGTCTGAAGGCTTCGGCGCAGCAGTTGATTCCGGCGTTGGCGGGGGCTGAGGTGGTTGGGCATTGGGCTGGGCTGCGGCCTGGGTCTCCGGAGGGCATTCCCTATATTGGCGAAGTGCCGGGGTTTGCGGGGCTGTGGTTGAATTGTGGGCATTATCGCAATGGGTTGGTGCTGGCGCCGGCGTCGTGTCGGTTGTTTACGGATCTGATGTTGGGGCGGGAGGCGGTGATTGATCCTGCGCCTTATGCGTTGGCGGGGCGGTTGTAG